Proteins encoded within one genomic window of Clupea harengus chromosome 10, Ch_v2.0.2, whole genome shotgun sequence:
- the LOC116222102 gene encoding uncharacterized protein LOC116222102, giving the protein MGSSWFKAIESAFEAIGSALEQVGEQIQLIITECTNTSYPEAVGFAYRGILEAPASPLFEKYLSVNSSQHLDYHYASVRDSLTPEQVVGFDQSLQATLGGSGAVVFGGVGVVALALAVLFDVVAAQMKGQTPLPDPMRQIFHGEGEALSKMRAAMSDCLDRLPRSGNDKKKMELETNRCLLQVRSTLHNYTLEVLDQAQATGQYVNGTERNHLLNAYLVYAHLVIHYTRFESTEKFKSLTATDEETGKMLLLYAFTPNVTYAMQNWENKLFNKTINCVQPSVVEFIGLLNKGQSTYATTLRDRNMLDEQRQDFVISN; this is encoded by the coding sequence ATGGGATCATCTTGGTTCAAAGCCATTGAATCTGCATTTGAAGCAATTGGTTCTGCATTGGAACAAGTTGGTGAGCAGATTCAGCTAATCATAACGGAATGCACAAATACATCCTACCCTGAGGCTGTCGGGTTTGCCTACAGAGGCATCCTTGAAGCCCCTGCCAGTCCGCTCTTTGAGAAATACCTCTCTGTGAACTCCTCGCAGCATCTGGACTACCATTATGCCTCGGTGCGGGACTCTCTCACCCCTGAGCAGGTGGTTGGCTTCGACCAGAGTCTGCAGGCGACCCTTGGAGGGAGTGGAGCGGTGGTGTTTGGTGGGGTAGGCGTGGTGGCATTGGCCTTAGCCGTGCTCTTCGATGTCGTGGCCGCGCAGATGAAGGGGCAGACACCGCTGCCCGACCCCATGCGGCAGATCTTCCACGGTGAGGGCGAAGCTCTGTCCAAGATGCGCGCTGCCATGAGCGATTGTCTCGATCGCTTGCCGAGAAGTGGCAACGACAAAAAGAAGATGGAGCTGGAAACTAACCGTTGCTTGTTACAGGTGAGAAGCACTCTTCACAACTACACACTAGAGGTCCTGGATCAAGCTCAGGCGACCGGACAATACGTTAACGGCACAGAGAGAAATCACTTGCTCAACGCCTATCTCGTTTACGCTCACCTGGTTATCCATTACACCCGCTTCGAATCAACGGAGAAGTTCAAGTCGTTGACGGCCACTGATGAGGAGACTGGGAAGATGCTGCTGCTTTACGCCTTTACTCCTAACGTCACATATGCTATGCAAAACTGGGAAAACAAATTGTTCAACAAGACCATTAACTGTGTTCAGCCTTCGGTGGTGGAGTTTATTGGCTTGTTAAATAAAGGCCAGAGTACTTATGCCACAACTCTAAGAGACAGAAACATGCTAGACGAACAACGTCAAGATTTTGTGATCTCGAATTGA